A region from the Lolium perenne isolate Kyuss_39 chromosome 4, Kyuss_2.0, whole genome shotgun sequence genome encodes:
- the LOC139838941 gene encoding uncharacterized protein: MVDTEYQSPSINRITKPKRFEAKWFLEKDFAEVVNRAWEAAAVANPEGGVLGKLGLMHSSLHAWDSAILQKPKNRLKKVQQELENAVNGPMTDENEVIAKEKATLIEIILEQEEVHWQQRSRVNWLQQGDRNTSFFHSFASARHKKNSIKKLRGEDGGSDNDGED, translated from the exons ATGGTCGACACAGAGTACCAATCACCATCTATTAATCGCATTACTAAGCCAAAACGGTTCGAGGCGAAATGGTTCCTTGAGAAGGACTTTGCAGAGGTTGTCAACCGCGCGTGGGAGGCGGCAGCTGTTGCAAACCCTGAGGGTGGCGTGTTGGGCAAGCTAGGTCTCATGCACAGCTCGCTTCATGCATGGGACTCGGCTATACTTCAGAAACCAAAAAATAGACTGAAAAAggtccagcaagaattggaaaatGCAGTAAACGGTCCTATGACAGATGAGAATGAGGTTATTGCCAAAGAAAAGGCGACTCTTATTGAGATTATCCTCGAGCAGGAAGAAGTTCATTGGCAGCAAAGGTCAAGGGTAAATTGGCTGCAGCAGGGTGACAGGAATACAAGCTTTTTTCACAGCTTTGCATCGGCCAGACACAAGAAGAATTCTATTAAAAAGCTACGTGGGGAGGATG GTGgatccgacaatgatggagaGGATTAA